From the genome of Pungitius pungitius chromosome 20, fPunPun2.1, whole genome shotgun sequence:
TGAAACGATTAGTCAATTATTTGATGAAGGGAAAAATTTGTTGATGAATCATTTCAGTCCCTTAAAGTAAAATCACCTTGTGGCCAGTTAGCTATCGATTATGGAAGAAATGTTGTTTGCTGCAGCTAGGGATGGGATGTTAGGTTTTAATAGAGTATTGGattgaaatgaaattgaaaatacaaacaaaagttGATGGTGGAGAATTTCCATTATGAGGACAATCATGAAAACCCTCAAGAGTGTCTTTGGAAAAGCctgatttaaattaaattaaagaattATTAGAGAAGAAAGAACAGAGCCACAATGTTGCTCTTATTTTAACCTTTGTTCATTTGTTATCCATGCAGGGGTAGTTTAGGTTAACCTCATTTAagattgaaaaatgttttgttaacTAAAAATGGAGTTCGCTAAATAACAAAAATCAATGGGTCAGATGAGTGAAAAATATTTGCTTCCTGACTTTGTGCAAGGTAAAGTGATTCCAGTCTGATTTAGTGCCagttttaagtttttttatACCACATTTCATTGATTAAAACGGTCCCATGTCTAGCTGCAGCACTAACGTTGACCATGCAGAAGAAAACCACGATTAAAAACTACCTGTGATTTATGCTCCCGTCTAACAAATAACCAAAAACCACAAATTGTAAGAACATTTAAGTAGACAAAAAATCGTCATGGTGCGGTTCTGTGCAGCTTAAACACGGATCCAGATTCACTAAAGGTCTGCACAGGGAGGAGCAATAAATAAGCAaatgagacactcatgccagcCAGACATCAGAGCAGAACAATGATATCTCAGTCATCTTTATCTAGGGTCACTTTATTAATCCATTATGAATGGAACCAGATGATTTCCCTTGCAATGCAGCCTTAGTGAATCTGGACCAGAGTGGACAGTTTATCAAGTAACTTAAAAGTTGCCGGTTTTGGATGTTCTGGAAGTAAGAGGTCAAATAAAACCCTGGACTTATATCAAAAAGGAACAGACTCGCTTTGCAAGGTGCATAGACCCAAACTTAtaggagaaaaaacaacaaatggcgATTCCGGAGACCATCGAGTCATCATGCGTTGGCACGCTACACGGAGCTGTTGGCTTTATAGTTTCACTGAACAACGGGAGCGCAGGACGAGCTGTGCATTTATCTTCCATGGTATGGCATCTGTCCATGTCCATTGGAGTCAATACATTGGGCTGGGTTGTTTTTGCAGCCCAGTGACGatgactcgtgtgtgtgtgtgtgtttgtgtgtaccagGCAGTTCTAGGGTTTGGTGGGCCCACTGTATTCCAGCGCTGTACATGAGTGTGTGCCGGggcgaggggaaggagggatgacgacgacgacgaagcATGCATTAGGGACAAAAATAATGCATGCCTTTAAGAAAAGCCTCGACTGCGACCCGGGCTCCACGCCTTCACTTCCCGCCTTTGGCTTAGACATCAAAAGATCGCTTCTGCCGAGTCAAATCTCCTCGGATTCCGCTTCGTCATGTCTGTGTGATATTCACCGGGGGTCCCCAATGTAAATTAGACGGTGCAATATTAAACGGAATGAGACTGTTCGTTGAGACGAGACTGAAGAACGagaacgacaacaacaacaacaacaaaataggTCCTCTGCAGTCACACTGCCGTGCAGCAGTCACAGGTGGCAttcaaaaaaatcctttttctttAAGTGAAAGAGGGAAAGAACACAGGCTCCCGTGGGAAACGGTCACCATCCACAATGGAGGGAGACGTACGGTGAGGTCTGGAGAGATTCAATTCCAGTCCTAGTCCTGTTAGCAGACAGATCGTGAGGATGCAGCCTTCTATGACGGCGTAGCCCCGCAGCTCACCGCTTGCAGCCATCTTGAGGCCCAGTCCTTCCGGTTTTGTTATGATTAGAACAGATTAGTGAGGAGTAGTTAAGCCTAGTCCTGGATAACCAACTGTTGGCAGGATCCCATGTAGCCCAGGCTGGGCTAACATTATTGCAGCAAGCTGGAGGGAGATGCAGCGtggggcggagggaggggagggggggggggtgtggcctTTTCAAGCCCAGTAGGTGGTTTAATCTGCATGAATACGTCTCCATAACTTTGAGTTCCATTGAGGGGGCCCTGGAGCCTTTAGGCCCCCACCTTACAGGTGTGGTCCAGTAGGGTAGATCCGGTGGGTTGAGGGGGCAGGATTGAGGTGGGGGCCGGGGCCCGGCTGGTGGCTTTCGGCAGGTTGCTCTCTGGCAGCAGTCGGATGTGGCTGGATCATAGGAGGGGCTCGAAAGGCTGAATCAGAAAGGGGGAGAGAAGTGGGGGAGGCAGATGGAGATCTGAACAGCTGTTGCATCCAATCAAAACAGGCGGACAACGCCGTTGCTTGGTTGTCCACACAAAAGATATGAGGGCTGTTCTCTACAGAGCTTCTTGTGGcggtgggtaaaaaaaaaaaaaaatcataaaggAAATTTAACTCCCCTACCTGCTTCTGCTAGTTGAGGCTTATCCCCACTGTCACTTTCCTGTGGGAGGTAAGGAAAGTAACAACGTTACCGTCTCCATATCATAAACCCCATTACAGCAAAGATTACATCTCTCCTGGGGGTAAAAACCTGACAATAAGCTAAGGTTATAAACTGTAACATggtaaaagaaaacagaagacaGATTGCAGACCACACACTGTTCTGTATGAAACTAGAATGGAACATGCAGTGCAACgaaacattaaatatttgaCTAAGAAAAGGCTTCTTTAAGTTAACCATTCAGGGATCAAGCAAAAGAAATATCAGATTTTGCCTCAATAAACACAAGTgaaaaaaagtgacaagtggaagaaaaaaaaaaaggtagaaacatAAACTGAACAGTGATGGAGACAACATGGAGGTACAAGGCGGCGTGACGTGACGCGGTGCTCATGGAAGAGTGACGTGGTGACGAACAACGTGCAGCCAGACAGCGAGCCGACAAGGACACACCAAGCGGGACAATGTGACGAGGCGGCTCTTACGAGTCATTTCGACTCTGGTAGGGTCTCTCCCGGGTTCTCCTCCCCTGCTGGACCGGCCGGGCTCGGCGACTGGGCCTCCGGGGGAGGCATCGGCAGTGGAATGGGGGCGGGCTGACTCGGGCCTTCCGGGCCTTCCGGGCCTGGATTAGATTTGGGCTGGCCTATGATTACTGTGTAACCTGTTGGATCGGAGCATGAACACAGGAGCGCTGCAGCGTGAGAGCCGGCGTTTACCTTCTGCACAGATTTCACCTCCAGATGCCGATTCCACGGTAACACACGTGCTGGACTACGCAAGAACTTTCTATACAAATCCGGCCTAGCATTCCACACCACCTCCGAACCCTTGAAACAGACTGCTGTGCCGTTTCTTAATTCAGAGATTTTTTGTCATTAAATGCCTCGGCAAAGAATAATAAGAGTAGCAGAGTGGATGTAGTCAGGCTACTGTGACGGTCACGTGGGTTTTGTAAATAAAAAGTTAATTCCTAAGCCATAGAATGCATCCCTCACGTATCCCTCATCCGCCCGCTGCTCGCTCCACCTTCAAACGAGTGGATGCAGTTACAGGAGATAATTATCATACTTCCTCAATGTGTACTTTATGAAAAGCTTTAACATTTTACAGGTTTCTCTCTTCTCTACTGATGGAATCAGTTTAACTCAAAtatttctaatttatttttgaaCCATAAAGcagtttgtaaatgttttttacagTGCTATAAACTATAAATGAATGTATTCTTTCCATTTGGCAATAAAACACCCGTGCAAAAGCTGCCTCTGTACCTCTCTGCTTTTCTTAAATTTCAGAAGGCAACAGCTGTGCGTGAACCTGCTTAACACCGTCGATccaaagaaaagggaaatttACTTCTCTTGCTAGAAACACCAAAGTGTCTGGTAAGCAAATATGAGACCAAGTAAGTGTGTGAATAAACAACAGTATTAAGTATTACGGACCAAGATTATATTAGTTGGAATTCTAACAgtcaatgtttcattttaggatGAGCATAGTTTAGGGGGTTTTCAGTGAAACACTAAGTTAAATTAGGAATGACAGCATTTGTCCTTTGCACCTCAGGTTCCCACGTCTCATGGTCAATGTTTGAGCCCTGAAGTAAGGTCcgtgttaaagaaaaaaagctgacaAACTCGGAACACTTTGTCCTTCAACATCAAATACGTCACCAAATACCCCTGCGGTGAATGACTTTTACACGTCGTCGAGGGAGAAGCTGACCAGTGGCTGAATGAGAGGACTACACTAAACAAGTTCATaaacacctttaaaaaaatatatatttttctgttaaACAAGGTCTCCATTAACACCAATTTATTCAACAATTAAAGATTTAACAATCCGCGTGTGTCCAATGCTGCTGTCCCTTGGGAGTCTGAACTGTCTACTACATGGACAGCAGTTAATCACAAGGCATAAAGGGTGCACAACCTGCCTGCGCCGCGCGACCTACCTCCGTCCTGCTCCGCCTTGATCTGGGCCTCCAGGTCTTCGGGGTCGACGTACTGGTAGTTCTCCTCGTCGTCGGGGGGTTTGCACTTCCCAcagcagaaacagcagcagcagcagcagcagcagcaggtgaacatGGTGCAGCACAGCACCAGACCCTGCGGGAGTCAACACGTCCAGACATTAAGGCCCGAAGAGCCATTCACGCAAGGACCCTATAGGACTTTATTTAAcccttttgcacacacacatatattaagCACTGCGTtagtgatgtattaaaaaaaaaagagaaggtagGTTAAGTGTGACTGAAAATAGTGACATTTAGCAACATGTAGCGACTTTACGAGCCGCAGCACCAACCTTAAACCACCACTTGGACATGAGGAAGTAGTATTTGACGCTCTCCTCTCCGAACTGCTCGGACACGTACAGGCCCATGGAGCCGTACTCGTTGTAGATCTTCCTCTTGGTCTCGTCATTTAAAATGGAGTTTGCGTTGTTAATCTCCTTGAACTTCTCCGCCGCCTCTGGGTTCTCCGGGTTCTTATCCGGGTGGTACTTCAGCGCTAGTTTCCTGacgggagagaggaggagcacaCGGGGAATCAAACAACGCGAGGTGTGGAGAAGGAGTGATCGGGTTGGATTTCATTTACGATATGTTCATTGTTAGCAGCAAGTCACAAGTAAAATGGCTGTTCAAAACGAAAGGTTTCAGtataaaaacaagtcaaaacaaACTATGGTTCCTCCACCCACATCAAAGTCACAATAAATGATTATTACTCTTTAgaaatagacctttttcacaataaacGGAAATGCGTCAaggtggaagtggacttcctgtcaagcgtcCACACTTCAGGAGAAAATGGATCCAAGactcacagatttacctacaattacattCGCTGACGTTGCAAGTCtggtggtggaaaaaaagaaataaataaactacCCGTGGTCCAGTTTTTAAGTTCTCTTTGCTATTTCCTTTATCTCTGCTCCTACAGAAGTCAACAGCTGGCGTTTTTggcaccgttcacaaacacaggctccctttttcctttggGGGTGAAATCGTTCCAAGGAAAAAGGCTagggacagcctctggtttcaagCGGCAAACAGTGATCCCCAAACCGCAGTGCGCCCCTTTTAAACGCTACAGTTTGGTCCTTCATCCCACCTGGATCCATTTTCTTCAAAACCAACAGGACAAAACGATCGATTTGGCTTCTTTTTTGGAATAACAAGAGCAGCCCGGTACGCTACAATAACTCCTGCACCATTTGTTTACCGCCGTCGCCCTGAGCAGACCGGAAGAGGATCACCACGACGATTGCGCATTTCCAGAAGTTGGGTGAAAAGGTCTACGACTGGTGGAGGAACGCCTGAGTGACCAGACCACCTATGAGGCAGTGTTTGCAAACAGCAACAGGATCAACTCATTTAAGGGAAGGCAAAGGCTTTAGGAAGAGCCcacagaaataaatacaaagtggTCGGCCTAATCCCTCCTGAAGACACATCTTGATTGGAGCAAGCGTTCTGATGATGGCAGCCTGCACACCTGTAGGCCTTCTTGATGTCCTCGGCCGTCGCTCCCTTCTCCAGCCCTAGCACCTTGTACACGCTCTCCCCAGCGGTAGACATCTTCCTTTGGGGGCGGGAGGGGTTCGGTTCAGCCATGGCTCACGTCTGTCATTAGGAGAAAGTAAAgatatgataaaaaaaggttagaAGGAAGGATTAAAAAGATAAAGCATTGCAGCTTATCGCCATGTTGCGAGGCTCGGCGCAGTCGACCCTAAAGCCTTTGGTTCCAGACGCCACAACGCAGCAGAACAACACAACAGACTACGGATGCGTTTCTGTCTGAAGGAGTACAGCATCCATGTGGATCAGGTTTactaacaaaacacacaaaaaaaacacgcaaTAAAGTAGGCCAGATGTAACGGTTATTATGTCCATCAAATATGGCGCTGCAACACAACTCTAATTGGTTTGAATTTTAATCATGCATCATGGTAAGCATCTGGTTATTCTACAGTGTTATTGTTGGTGTGGGTCTTTTGCACACTGCCCCGTTGTCCCACACAGCTGAGCTCGTTGGCACCGCGTCTCCGCCTCAATGGCCAGCGTGAACCCGAGCGTGGCGTTCACCGCTGTGACCGCGTATTTAAAACGTTCAAATATAGAACACGTCGGCAGAACGCTGAGGGCCCACATTTTGCATaaatattatgaaataaaaaaatagaatacgTTTTGAAAacgttaaattaaaataatgaaacgtcaaaagaaatgttttcatttcctttcatcAAATGTGACATCAGACTTTAGAAGAGTGAAAAAAGGGACACGAGTGAGGTGAAGATGTGAGGAGACCACATGTGCTTAGAGTTGGGTAGAACATTTGGTTATAGCTAAATGAGATGgcagttgggttttttttttttcctcctcgtcAAAGCCTCACGCACAACGCAGCAGCTGCATGTGGTCATCCCTGAGGGTGCACATGAAGGTTGGCAACCTTTTTAGGCGTACAAATCAAAAACTTCATCCAGAATTGCTACTGTGTCAGGACTGACGTAAAACAATTACTGTACTGTTGAATAGCTTGGAGGTGTTTCACAATACGCAACAAGAGCTTACTATCAAACCATGGCTACtgtacgaacacacacacacacacacagagacacacacacacccacacaccccgACGACTCCTAAGCCAGCCATATAATGCTGTCCGGGTTGTGGACTAAAGAAGATTACGTGTTGCTGATTCGACAGATTACCGGTCCGAGTCCATGGGAGAGAAAGCCCGCGTGCCGGTCAGACTGCGGCTGCTGAGCCGACGCGCACaacatttgtgttattgtgtttgTCATCGAGCATTTCCATTAGACCGTCAGAGTGAAACACATCGACATagggattttttaaaaaaagggggcctTGAGGTTTGTCTAGTCACGCAGCACTAGTGTGATCGGACAGCATCTCTGCCTTAGGGTGGgcaatttgttgtttttttttaaccccagATATTACAAAGTGGGCAGATTTGCAGAGGATTAAAAACCGATGACCTTCACAGTTATTACAAATCCCCAGCTAATGCTAAAGCTGCTTGAACTGTGGGCCTTTGTTATTTCAGCTCACACCAGTATgaagtggggagggagggggggtggtagTGGTATATTTGTCAGGCAGTTTGGTTGGAAGATGATGAAATGAGATTAGATTAATTGGCTTGATTTTAGATCGTATTGGCCGACAAAACGGTCACAATTCCTAAAGAGCTGCACTGTAGTTTCCTTTTATTACAAATGTATTTCTAAAAATTTTGATTGAGTCATGAATTAGTCAAACGTCATCCCAATCGATAAGTCTACTACAGAACCTTTTTCCCTCGTCTTTGTTCAATTTTAATGTTAAACTGAATATCTTTGGGTATTTAAGACAGACAAAAGATGACAACACCTTTCTGACAATTAACCTCGAAAATAAATCATATCGGTTTCACGAAACGACCAACATCAGTTTATATGCGTTGGAGAGATATTGTCACACGTATAGACCAGGGTTACAGGAAGGATGAAGGAAAAGCAACCAAAGAAAGAATACGTGTCCATGAAGGGGTCCACAGTGCTGCCACCAGCTTAACGTTCAACATGAACTCGGTACGTCTCGTTTGTCACGCTTCAGTTTCACCCACTTGGCGCCGTTTTGTCCGTTCACATGCAAGCAGAACTCGCCACCCTTTTGCACCGTGTTCTCAGCTACTACAcatgaaaaatatgaaattaGAAGCGCTTAGAAAGGAGCCTTTTCACCTTTACTGTCTCTCATCCGATTAAGTAAAGAGCCTTGTGTGGTTAAAGCTTCATACTCCCTTTACGCATTACTCATTTTCAAGAAGTTACAAACACTGTTGGTTGCAATATGGCAGCAATAAATGGACACAAATACCAGTCAACAGCTAGAGCTGAAAAATAATACTATTGAAAACCAGCCAGTTGTCAATTTCTTACTAACAAAGGAAACCGACCAACAAATTGAAAGGTTTTCCCATGCTTCTAAAACATTAGGACGAGCGGACTCTTGTTTTGAATAAACCCTGCAAAGAAGAGATCAAAATGGCCAATGTTTGTTCTCGCCGATGGACGCGCTGTGGGACCAGATGGCGTTCCCACTGACGCCAAGGGAGCTGATGTAAACACCCCGAGTTGTCCAAACAGTCTGTCGGGAAGAAACAGTTCAGTAGACGAGGCCTCCGCCTCATGCGTGAACCTGCAAGACCTCCAAGCCACAGAAGTCTGCACTGATCGATCCCTCAGCCTGCAGCCATCAATGGAGGGTCACTGAGCCAGGTCTATTAGGCTGATTGGCTAAATGCAGTCTTGGTGGTGCagtcttgaaaaaaagaaaagcctgaaTGGATgcgagcacgcacacacacacacaacgtttcatagttgtatatatatttcattttaatatttaaggttaaaaaaaatcatctttaaaCACAAGGAGTGACTTCCttcgctgctttttttttttgcatctgtaTGAAGCATTATAGCAGTTTTTCCTAATGTCTAATAGAACCTCTTACAAGATATTTGTTCAACAAAAGCCCAGTCTTACCATATGACTGTAAACACTAAAAGTACTGCAGAGCAGAAACCCTTACCTAAACCactgttaaaaatacaaataaacttgtaATAGCAGTGTTTAAAACACATATCATAAACAAATACCAAAAAGCAGAAGAGCAAATGTGTGGGCAGACACACCTAATCTACTACTCAGGGCCAGTTTGAGAAGTACTTATAACACCATTTGTAAAAGCCTATTATTAGAACAGCACGATACACCAAAGTCCTGTTTTGCTCCACTACAATTGAGGGCAAAACTAAGAATTCTCAGTGAAGACAACATCTTTTAAGATGTTACCTCTTTCACTCTTAAAATAGCACGTCACTTGATTGTTCAAAAATAGAACTAGCtacggtgtgtgtgcgtgtgtgtgtgtgtgtgtgtgacatgttaTCAATGTGATAAAAGCCAACGCCAAGCCCCCagagaaaaactaaaatatatcTCTGCCATAGTCCACAACAGTTGTATCTGATGACTGCAGCTCAGAGAGAAAAAGTAGAACGCATTTTGTGAGCTTCAATGTTGGGTGTTTAATCAGTATTATTAAAAAGTACCATTCATTACACACGGGGGGAGGATGGAGATGAGCTTCCCAGTCCGTGTGTGCGTATCCTGCCTCCATCACTAGCAGACTCCCAACCCCAACCACGACCCAAACTGTGCTGCATCTGTTCATCATTAAAGTTGGAAAGCCAGAAGTAAGAAACGAAACCGTCCTGATCTCCTCGCATTGAATGGTAACAACATgcgtggtggtgtgtgtgtgtgtgtgtgtgtgtgtgggggggggggttacgatgTCTGCAGTAAAGGCTTCCGGTTGATTATCAATCTTGACACCAGCTTAacaagagagagcgagggagaatCCATATtaaggtcatgtgacatgtacATCTACACCCTGCAGGAGAAGAGCCTGGTTCGGTCACTGTTGTGGTTTCTCTCAAGTTTTCACAACTTCAGCTCCAGATGTGGAAAAAGTACTCCATGTATTCTACCTGAACGTAAAATGACTCTGTTACAAGTAATcaatttatacatttttctCATAAAACCTTACTTTATATTCTGATGGGTAGTTTGTGAACTTGCCCCTAGGAATCAATAAAGTACTTCATAATACACTTGTTGATAACGGCTTGTATCATGAATCTGAATCGGCGAAGTAACTTGAACTGATGCAAAGCAGTAGTGGAGTAGATGGTATCTTTCCCTGTGAACTACAGCGGAGGAGAGATGGGAATAAGCGAAGCACCCGGTGTGACGGAGTGAGGAAGGGAGTGAGGAAAGGagtgaggaaggaagggagtgagtgagggagtgaggctTGTCCTCGCGCAGCTCTAATCCATCGCTAATCCCGCTGCACTAACGTCACTGTCCACCTTACACTCGAAAACGTTACAACAAAAGGGACATTTATACAATTCCACTTGACGCCGCTTATTCCGTCAAGAAAGGCTTCTTTCCGGCTGAATTGAATCAGATTAGCGATGGACACGTCGGCCGCGATGGTGACATGCAGCCTCGCTGTCAGCTTAACACGAGACTACAAAAAGGAAGTACCAAGAGAAGTACTTTATAGCTATCTAACGTTAACTATGTCAGATTGGTGCTCGCGCCCCGTGACGGCGGGCTACCTGTTAGCCAGAAAGCAGCCCCGGCACCGCTGTCGCGGGGGAGGACGGATGCATCCGAAGCGATGTGATCTAATGAATGCGAAACATGACCACGGGCCAATGTGGCCGCGGTGTTTCTTTTGGCATTAACCGACGATCCGGCGCGCGCCGGACCGGGCGGGAACCGCAGAAAACCGCAGAAATCTGCGTTCACCAGTGCTCGATGCCA
Proteins encoded in this window:
- the dnajc5ga gene encoding dnaJ (Hsp40) homolog, subfamily C, member 5 gamma a isoform X2, encoding MAEPNPSRPQRKMSTAGESVYKVLGLEKGATAEDIKKAYRKLALKYHPDKNPENPEAAEKFKEINNANSILNDETKRKIYNEYGSMGLYVSEQFGEESVKYYFLMSKWWFKGLVLCCTMFTCCCCCCCCCFCCGKCKPPDDEENYQYVDPEDLEAQIKAEQDGGK
- the dnajc5ga gene encoding dnaJ (Hsp40) homolog, subfamily C, member 5 gamma a isoform X1, encoding MAEPNPSRPQRKMSTAGESVYKVLGLEKGATAEDIKKAYRKLALKYHPDKNPENPEAAEKFKEINNANSILNDETKRKIYNEYGSMGLYVSEQFGEESVKYYFLMSKWWFKGLVLCCTMFTCCCCCCCCCFCCGKCKPPDDEENYQYVDPEDLEAQIKAEQDGGYTVIIGQPKSNPGPEGPEGPSQPAPIPLPMPPPEAQSPSPAGPAGEENPGETLPESK